One genomic segment of Pseudomonas chlororaphis subsp. aurantiaca includes these proteins:
- a CDS encoding TadE/TadG family type IV pilus assembly protein, producing the protein MMSAHIQQPLSAFPRQQRGAMLVLVVIALAAMLLMGALALDGGHMLVNKSRLQNAVDAAALSGAKTLSTVMGTTGAASLTQTAALNTLTLNANASGNQELAAAIGNNVGGFATVELASTVYGPFSFPGPANASYVRVTVTNYSLAGFFWGVFQTLGNGVGNKFVSAVATAGPSPASPCDLTPLMVCGDPTKNNPSTGMFWGFQFGDPQVLKTAAGNSSPIGPGNFQLLDFGSGGSTVRQGLAGGINQCNSVGSNVQTKPGNTVGPASQGLNTRFNEYSGGLKAADYPPDLVITVNQKSFTYDDALAQIQYNNQAVTSSNGNLSAGGSALYDYHDWVQDSASCVTGSGGGCQNGGAFERRIIKIVIGDCTGKNDGASSIPVLGFGCYFVLQPASQKGNESQIFGQFQSVCEGDNVPGPNPANTTGPQIIQLYKTYIDNSQTPSTDS; encoded by the coding sequence ATGATGAGTGCGCATATCCAACAGCCACTGAGTGCATTTCCACGGCAGCAGCGCGGCGCAATGCTTGTACTGGTAGTGATTGCCCTGGCCGCGATGCTGCTAATGGGGGCCCTGGCGCTGGATGGCGGTCATATGCTGGTGAACAAGTCCCGCCTGCAAAATGCGGTGGATGCGGCGGCGCTGAGCGGTGCCAAGACGCTCAGCACAGTCATGGGCACGACAGGGGCCGCGAGCCTGACGCAGACCGCTGCGCTCAATACCCTGACCCTGAATGCCAATGCCAGCGGCAATCAGGAACTGGCCGCCGCCATCGGCAACAATGTCGGCGGTTTTGCCACGGTAGAGCTGGCATCCACTGTCTATGGGCCTTTCTCTTTCCCGGGGCCGGCCAATGCGAGCTATGTGCGGGTGACGGTCACCAACTATTCCCTGGCCGGATTCTTCTGGGGCGTCTTTCAGACCTTGGGCAATGGCGTCGGTAACAAGTTTGTGAGCGCGGTCGCTACCGCCGGGCCAAGCCCCGCCAGCCCTTGCGACCTCACGCCACTGATGGTGTGCGGCGATCCAACGAAAAACAACCCGTCCACCGGGATGTTCTGGGGGTTCCAGTTCGGCGATCCGCAGGTGTTGAAAACCGCCGCAGGCAACAGCTCGCCGATTGGCCCCGGCAACTTCCAGCTGCTCGATTTCGGCTCGGGCGGCAGCACGGTCAGGCAGGGGCTGGCAGGCGGCATCAACCAGTGCAACAGCGTCGGTTCGAATGTCCAGACCAAGCCGGGGAACACCGTCGGGCCTGCCTCGCAGGGCCTCAATACGCGTTTCAACGAGTATTCCGGCGGCCTCAAGGCGGCGGACTACCCACCGGACCTGGTGATCACGGTCAACCAAAAGTCGTTCACTTACGACGATGCGCTCGCGCAGATTCAGTACAACAATCAGGCGGTTACCTCGAGCAACGGCAATCTGTCCGCGGGCGGCAGCGCCTTGTACGACTACCACGACTGGGTACAGGACTCCGCCAGCTGCGTTACCGGTAGCGGTGGAGGCTGCCAGAACGGCGGGGCGTTCGAACGGCGGATCATCAAGATCGTGATCGGTGACTGCACGGGCAAGAACGACGGGGCGTCGTCGATACCGGTGCTGGGGTTCGGCTGCTACTTCGTCCTGCAGCCCGCTTCGCAAAAGGGCAATGAGTCGCAGATATTCGGTCAGTTCCAGAGTGTGTGCGAAGGCGACAACGTGCCAGGCCCCAACCCGGCCAATACCACCGGGCCGCAGATCATCCAGCTGTACAAGACCTATATCGACAACAGCCAGACGCCAAGTACCGACTCTTAG
- the cpaB gene encoding Flp pilus assembly protein CpaB: MSSRTFTLVALSVVLGLGAAWMANTWLNARLNATPDDNQQNVVVATVEIAFGQMVEPQQVALVRMPKETVPEDAFDATDKVVGKIATFSMLRGDILRGARLAEHLGGSTLASLIEPTKRAISVRVDDVVGVGGFLLPGNRVDVLATRQTGNTGDAESKTILEDLRVLAVDQTASTDKTQPVVVRAVTLEMTPLQAEELVKGMAAGKLQLALRNPLDNQKQPAMVEPVAMIQEVPAPPVVRPIVRRRASGDSGITVIRGIEVNVVKSQL, encoded by the coding sequence ATGAGTTCTCGTACTTTCACTCTGGTGGCCTTGTCCGTGGTTCTGGGCCTGGGCGCGGCATGGATGGCCAACACCTGGCTCAATGCAAGGCTCAATGCCACCCCCGACGATAACCAGCAGAACGTGGTGGTGGCGACCGTGGAAATCGCTTTCGGGCAAATGGTCGAGCCACAGCAGGTCGCGCTGGTCCGCATGCCCAAGGAGACGGTGCCCGAGGATGCTTTCGACGCGACCGATAAGGTCGTGGGCAAGATCGCCACCTTCTCCATGCTGCGCGGCGACATCCTGCGCGGTGCGCGCCTGGCCGAACACCTGGGCGGCAGCACCCTGGCGTCGCTGATCGAGCCCACCAAGCGTGCGATCTCGGTCAGGGTGGACGACGTGGTCGGCGTGGGTGGGTTCCTGTTGCCGGGTAACCGGGTCGATGTGCTGGCTACCCGGCAGACCGGCAATACCGGCGACGCCGAATCCAAGACCATCCTGGAAGACCTGCGGGTGCTGGCGGTGGACCAGACGGCCAGTACCGACAAGACCCAACCGGTGGTCGTGCGCGCCGTGACCCTGGAAATGACCCCCCTGCAGGCCGAGGAATTGGTCAAGGGGATGGCGGCCGGCAAGCTGCAACTGGCCCTGCGCAACCCGCTGGACAACCAGAAGCAACCGGCGATGGTCGAGCCGGTCGCGATGATCCAGGAAGTGCCTGCCCCTCCCGTGGTGCGGCCGATTGTCCGTCGTCGCGCCAGCGGCGATAGCGGGATCACGGTGATCCGTGGGATCGAGGTCAACGTTGTGAAGTCCCAGCTGTAA
- a CDS encoding AAA family ATPase, translating to MYAISNSRPTGNDREAVQRLAPQPRTILETGLADNFLGDLVCKHLHDAGVLDMPRLVERLALTGAVVEEVLTFLRQDHRVEILGQAGGQGLRYGLTERGRNAARDALSRSGYIGAAPFPVSAYRSLLKVQTIHHGRISARDMQASFGSMVLAQNMLDQLGVALNSGRAIMIYGPAGTGKTYVSSRLIRLFSESIWVPHAIAINDAVIEIYDPQVHRRLDVGDPQNSLMLNEGIDRRLLCCERPIVITGGELTMEQLDIRYDPFTRQYQAPLQLKASNGLFVIDDMGRQRMAPAELLNRWIVPMEEKRDFLNLGGGRHCELPFDLILVFSTNLNPLELADEAFLRRIGYKLQFGYLKPEEYERIWIQETERLNIQYDPLLLRYVLDELYGAENMPLVPCHPRDLLSMALDRQRYVGASGPLSTLELEWAWHSYFVQLDFL from the coding sequence ATGTACGCCATCAGTAACAGCCGTCCGACCGGCAATGACCGGGAAGCAGTGCAGCGACTGGCTCCACAGCCACGCACGATCCTCGAGACCGGGCTGGCGGACAATTTCCTCGGAGACCTGGTCTGCAAGCATCTGCACGATGCGGGCGTACTGGACATGCCCCGACTGGTAGAGCGCCTGGCGCTGACGGGGGCGGTGGTTGAAGAAGTCCTGACCTTCCTGCGTCAGGATCATCGGGTCGAGATCCTTGGCCAGGCCGGTGGCCAGGGCTTGCGCTACGGGCTGACCGAGCGCGGCCGCAATGCTGCCCGCGATGCCTTGTCGCGCAGTGGCTATATCGGCGCGGCGCCCTTTCCGGTGAGCGCCTACCGCTCGCTGCTCAAGGTACAGACCATTCACCATGGCCGTATCAGCGCCCGAGACATGCAGGCGTCCTTCGGCTCCATGGTGCTGGCGCAGAACATGCTCGATCAGCTGGGCGTAGCCCTGAACTCCGGGCGCGCCATCATGATTTACGGGCCGGCGGGGACGGGCAAGACCTATGTCAGCAGCCGGTTGATCCGGCTGTTTTCCGAGTCCATCTGGGTGCCCCATGCCATTGCGATCAACGATGCGGTGATCGAGATCTACGACCCTCAGGTACACCGGCGTCTGGATGTCGGCGATCCGCAGAACAGCCTGATGCTCAATGAGGGGATCGACCGCCGGCTCCTGTGCTGTGAACGGCCGATCGTCATCACCGGCGGCGAGCTGACCATGGAACAGCTGGATATCCGCTACGACCCCTTCACTCGCCAGTACCAGGCGCCGTTGCAGCTCAAGGCCAGCAATGGCCTGTTCGTCATCGACGACATGGGGCGCCAGCGCATGGCCCCCGCGGAGTTGCTCAATCGCTGGATCGTGCCGATGGAGGAGAAACGCGACTTCCTCAACCTCGGCGGCGGTCGGCACTGCGAGTTGCCGTTCGACCTGATCCTGGTGTTTTCCACCAACCTGAACCCGTTGGAACTGGCCGACGAGGCGTTCCTGCGGCGGATTGGCTACAAGCTGCAGTTCGGCTACCTCAAGCCCGAGGAGTACGAACGTATCTGGATTCAAGAGACGGAGCGCCTGAACATCCAATACGACCCGCTGCTGTTGCGCTACGTCCTGGATGAACTCTATGGCGCTGAAAACATGCCGCTGGTGCCTTGCCACCCGCGGGATCTCTTGAGCATGGCGCTCGATCGCCAGCGTTATGTGGGCGCCAGCGGACCGCTGTCAACCCTGGAACTGGAGTGGGCCTGGCACAGCTACTTCGTCCAGCTCGATTTTCTTTGA
- a CDS encoding A24 family peptidase codes for MGKEQLFVVALMLGLLGIAVVSDLRRHRIPNLLVLLGLGLGIAGQVYSSGVIGFGYGLLGMSIGFAVFLPLYAFGGMAAGDVKLMAMVGTFLTPQHALWAAFFSLIVGGACGVLIVLVRGQVQRTMGRYWQMVRARAYFPPADDEVAGKPFPYSVAILLGTLASFYWLPLGQ; via the coding sequence ATGGGCAAAGAGCAATTATTCGTTGTTGCATTGATGCTGGGACTGCTGGGGATTGCGGTGGTGAGCGATCTTCGCCGCCACCGTATTCCCAACCTCTTGGTGCTGTTGGGGCTGGGACTGGGGATTGCCGGCCAGGTCTATTCCTCAGGCGTCATCGGGTTTGGTTATGGACTGCTGGGCATGTCGATCGGTTTTGCCGTTTTTCTTCCCCTGTACGCCTTTGGCGGGATGGCAGCCGGCGACGTCAAGCTCATGGCCATGGTTGGCACTTTTCTCACTCCGCAGCACGCCCTCTGGGCTGCGTTTTTCAGCCTGATCGTCGGTGGCGCGTGCGGGGTACTGATCGTGTTGGTACGTGGTCAAGTTCAACGGACCATGGGGCGCTACTGGCAGATGGTGAGAGCCAGGGCCTATTTCCCGCCGGCGGATGATGAAGTGGCCGGCAAACCCTTTCCCTATTCGGTTGCGATCCTGCTCGGCACATTGGCCAGCTTTTACTGGTTGCCCCTTGGCCAGTAG
- a CDS encoding Flp family type IVb pilin, with protein MNLQSIKTSVIKFAKDEDGLTIVEYAVAGGLITLGAVAAFVTLGGNVATAITSLGCAVQGQVC; from the coding sequence ATGAATCTGCAATCGATCAAGACTTCGGTCATCAAGTTCGCCAAAGACGAAGACGGCCTGACCATTGTGGAATATGCAGTGGCCGGTGGCCTGATCACTTTGGGCGCTGTTGCTGCGTTTGTGACTCTGGGCGGCAACGTGGCCACTGCCATCACCAGCCTGGGATGCGCCGTCCAGGGTCAAGTCTGCTAA
- a CDS encoding Flp family type IVb pilin — protein sequence MKLQTIKTSVLAFIKDEDGLTIVEYAVAGGLITLGAVAAFVTLGGNVATAITSLGCAVQGQVC from the coding sequence ATGAAACTGCAAACAATCAAAACTTCGGTGCTGGCCTTCATCAAGGATGAAGATGGTTTGACCATCGTGGAATATGCCGTGGCCGGTGGTCTGATTACGCTGGGCGCCGTTGCCGCGTTCGTGACCCTGGGCGGCAACGTGGCCACTGCCATCACCAGCCTGGGTTGTGCTGTTCAGGGCCAGGTGTGCTAA
- a CDS encoding helix-turn-helix domain-containing protein, producing the protein MKPESVQKPSLLWFDLTRERSSEELIALFRPACDCRVSKDASLPEKDTHPLPDMICMHYDRPDMPGLNLLLEIKHKIPSIPIAMFTVQHSEELAVWAMRSRVWEYMVLPLSSAEIRRFLHALKQLYELRHSSGPRNKTLQIEHGPSLPDSIRLTVEHQKHQALSDVLLYIEQNFRESIDQKELAKRCGMTTFRFSRLFKEVHGLGFMDYILSKRMDCAKNLLDNSQMPITSIGYEVGFKDPSYFARAFKQFAGASPSEYRQRRRSPELVKKEEAELEQTLSQVIDSLPLRIEGR; encoded by the coding sequence ATGAAACCTGAGTCGGTCCAAAAACCCTCTCTGTTATGGTTCGACCTCACGCGCGAGCGGTCCTCTGAAGAACTGATCGCGCTGTTTCGCCCAGCCTGCGATTGCCGGGTGTCGAAAGACGCGTCTCTGCCCGAAAAGGACACTCATCCCCTGCCGGACATGATCTGCATGCACTATGACCGCCCGGACATGCCGGGGCTCAATCTGTTGCTGGAGATCAAACACAAGATTCCCTCCATTCCCATCGCCATGTTCACGGTGCAGCACTCCGAAGAACTTGCGGTCTGGGCCATGCGTTCGCGCGTCTGGGAATACATGGTGCTCCCGCTCTCGAGTGCCGAGATCCGGCGCTTCCTGCATGCGCTGAAGCAGCTCTACGAACTGCGCCACAGCAGCGGCCCCCGCAACAAGACGCTGCAGATCGAACACGGCCCGTCCCTGCCGGACAGCATCCGACTGACCGTAGAGCACCAGAAACATCAGGCACTCAGCGATGTGCTGCTGTACATCGAGCAGAATTTTCGTGAAAGCATCGACCAGAAGGAGCTGGCCAAACGTTGTGGCATGACCACGTTTCGCTTCAGCCGGCTGTTCAAGGAGGTCCATGGCCTGGGGTTCATGGACTACATCCTGAGCAAGCGCATGGATTGCGCCAAGAATCTGCTCGACAACAGCCAGATGCCCATTACCAGCATCGGCTATGAGGTCGGCTTCAAGGACCCGTCCTACTTTGCCCGCGCCTTCAAGCAGTTCGCGGGCGCCAGCCCCAGCGAATACCGACAACGCCGAAGAAGCCCGGAACTGGTAAAGAAAGAAGAGGCGGAACTGGAGCAAACGCTGTCTCAGGTGATCGACAGCCTGCCGCTGCGTATCGAAGGCCGATGA
- a CDS encoding SDR family NAD(P)-dependent oxidoreductase — MNNEKGAGMQAVYADLNGKTVLISGGASGIGEALVCAFAQQGAKVAFVDMAQSQGEELAARLSAQGHCVAFAPCDVTDEAAYQAAIERFAQTLGPVTVLVNNAANDVRHSLEEVDSAKFDKLISVNLKHAFFASQAVVPMMKAAGAGSVINLGSIGWMMASSGYPVYAASKAATHGMTRALARELGPWRIRVNTLVPGWVMTEKQLALWVDDAARELISRSQCLPGSVEPGHIAQMALFLASDASAMCSAQNFIVDGGWV; from the coding sequence ATGAACAATGAGAAAGGGGCTGGCATGCAGGCCGTGTACGCGGATCTCAACGGCAAGACCGTATTGATTTCCGGTGGTGCCTCGGGAATTGGCGAAGCCCTGGTTTGCGCCTTTGCCCAGCAAGGCGCCAAGGTCGCGTTCGTGGACATGGCGCAAAGCCAGGGCGAGGAGTTGGCGGCCCGGTTATCGGCGCAGGGCCATTGCGTGGCGTTCGCGCCCTGCGACGTCACCGACGAGGCTGCTTACCAGGCCGCGATCGAGCGTTTTGCGCAAACACTGGGGCCTGTCACGGTGCTGGTGAACAATGCCGCCAATGACGTGCGGCACAGCCTGGAGGAAGTCGACTCTGCGAAATTCGACAAGCTCATTTCGGTCAATCTCAAGCACGCCTTTTTCGCCAGCCAGGCGGTGGTGCCGATGATGAAGGCCGCCGGTGCCGGCAGCGTGATCAACCTGGGTTCCATCGGCTGGATGATGGCCTCCAGCGGGTATCCGGTCTATGCGGCCAGCAAGGCGGCCACCCACGGCATGACCCGGGCCCTGGCGCGGGAATTGGGGCCCTGGCGGATCCGGGTCAACACCCTGGTGCCCGGCTGGGTGATGACCGAAAAACAGCTGGCGTTGTGGGTGGACGATGCCGCCCGCGAGCTGATCAGCCGCAGCCAATGCCTGCCGGGCAGCGTGGAGCCCGGGCATATCGCGCAGATGGCGCTGTTTCTGGCGTCCGATGCGTCCGCCATGTGCTCGGCGCAAAACTTCATCGTCGATGGCGGCTGGGTATAG
- a CDS encoding aldose epimerase family protein, which yields MPHFPYRLSGLGLSLLLASLGAQAAGLSSEHKAFGTTLDGTAVEQYVLRNSHGLQATVITYGAALQSLKVPDKNGTFDDVVLGFDDVQGYQRGTAFFGATIGRYGNRLAGGAFELDGQRYQVPLNDGPNSLHGGAQGFDKRVWKARPIKRKDAVGVTLSYLSKDGEMGFPGNLQVEVTYSLNDNNELRIEYSASTDKPTVLNLTNHSYFNLAGAGNGDVLAQLATLHASHYTPVNAKLIPTGELAPVAGTPMDFRQPTAIGQHIKDDHPQLKFAEPKQGGFDFNWVLDAKGDVGQLAAEVRDPRSGRRLRLYTSEPGVQFYTSNFLDGTLKGKAGKTYSHWGAFTLETQHFPDSPNQPDFPSTRLNPGQVYSQDTVLKFSAD from the coding sequence ATGCCGCACTTCCCCTACCGGCTTTCCGGCCTCGGCCTGTCGCTGCTGCTTGCCAGCCTCGGCGCCCAGGCCGCGGGCCTGTCCAGCGAACACAAGGCCTTTGGCACGACCCTCGACGGTACCGCTGTCGAGCAATATGTGTTGCGTAACAGCCATGGCCTGCAAGCCACGGTCATCACCTACGGCGCTGCCCTGCAATCGTTGAAGGTGCCGGATAAGAACGGCACCTTCGACGACGTGGTCCTGGGCTTCGACGACGTCCAGGGCTATCAGCGCGGCACCGCGTTCTTCGGCGCCACCATCGGCCGCTACGGCAATCGCCTGGCCGGCGGAGCGTTCGAGCTGGACGGCCAGCGTTACCAGGTGCCCCTCAACGACGGCCCGAACTCGCTGCATGGCGGCGCCCAGGGCTTCGACAAGCGCGTCTGGAAGGCCCGACCGATCAAGCGCAAGGACGCTGTCGGGGTGACCTTGAGCTACCTGTCCAAAGACGGCGAAATGGGCTTTCCCGGCAACCTGCAGGTCGAGGTCACCTACAGCCTCAACGACAACAACGAGCTGCGCATCGAGTACAGCGCCTCCACCGACAAACCCACGGTGCTGAACCTCACCAACCACAGTTACTTCAACCTCGCCGGCGCCGGTAACGGCGATGTGCTCGCCCAGCTCGCCACCTTGCACGCCAGCCACTACACGCCGGTCAACGCCAAGCTGATTCCGACCGGCGAACTGGCCCCGGTCGCCGGCACGCCGATGGACTTCCGGCAACCGACCGCCATCGGCCAGCACATCAAGGACGACCATCCGCAGCTCAAGTTCGCCGAGCCGAAGCAGGGCGGCTTCGACTTCAACTGGGTGCTCGATGCCAAGGGCGACGTCGGCCAGCTCGCCGCCGAGGTGCGCGACCCTCGATCCGGTCGTCGCTTGCGGCTCTACACCAGCGAACCCGGAGTACAGTTCTATACCAGCAACTTCCTCGACGGCACGCTCAAGGGCAAGGCGGGCAAGACCTACAGTCACTGGGGCGCGTTCACCCTGGAAACCCAGCACTTCCCCGACTCGCCCAACCAGCCGGACTTCCCCAGCACCCGGCTGAACCCCGGCCAGGTCTACAGCCAGGACACCGTCCTGAAGTTCTCCGCCGACTGA
- the araH gene encoding L-arabinose ABC transporter permease AraH, whose amino-acid sequence MTIQDNALPTARKPLDLRGLLDNWAMLLAAVGIFVLCTLLIDNFLSPLNMRGLGLAISTTGIAACTMLYCLASGHFDLSVGSVIACAGVVAAVVMRDTDSVLLGVGAALLMGLLVGLINGIVIAKLRVNALITTLATMQIVRGLAYIFANGKAVGVSQESFFVFGNGQLFGVPVPILITIGCFLFFGWLLNYTTYGRNTMAIGGNQEAALLAGVNVDRTKIVIFAVHGVIGALAGVILASRMTSGQPMIGQGFELTVISACVLGGVSLSGGIGMIRHVIAGVLILAIIENAMNLKNIDTFYQYVIRGSILLLAVVIDRMKQR is encoded by the coding sequence ATGACAATTCAAGACAACGCGTTGCCGACGGCGCGCAAACCCCTGGACCTGCGTGGCCTGCTCGATAACTGGGCGATGCTGTTGGCGGCGGTGGGGATCTTCGTGCTCTGCACCCTGCTCATCGACAACTTCCTCTCGCCGCTGAACATGCGCGGCCTGGGCCTGGCCATTTCCACCACCGGCATCGCCGCCTGCACCATGCTCTATTGCCTGGCGTCCGGGCATTTCGACCTGTCGGTCGGTTCGGTGATCGCCTGTGCCGGAGTCGTCGCGGCCGTGGTGATGCGCGACACCGACAGCGTGTTGCTCGGGGTGGGCGCCGCTCTGCTGATGGGGCTGCTGGTCGGGCTGATCAACGGCATCGTGATTGCCAAGCTGCGGGTCAATGCGCTGATCACCACCCTGGCGACCATGCAGATCGTCCGTGGCCTGGCCTATATCTTCGCCAACGGCAAGGCGGTCGGCGTATCCCAGGAGTCGTTCTTCGTCTTCGGCAATGGCCAGTTGTTCGGTGTGCCGGTGCCGATCCTGATCACCATCGGCTGCTTCCTGTTTTTCGGTTGGCTGCTCAACTACACCACCTACGGGCGCAACACCATGGCCATCGGCGGCAACCAGGAAGCGGCGCTGCTGGCCGGGGTCAACGTCGACCGGACCAAGATCGTCATCTTTGCCGTGCACGGGGTGATCGGCGCGCTGGCCGGGGTGATCCTGGCATCGCGCATGACCTCCGGCCAGCCGATGATCGGCCAGGGTTTCGAGCTGACGGTGATTTCCGCCTGTGTGCTGGGCGGGGTGTCGTTGAGTGGCGGGATCGGCATGATCCGCCATGTGATCGCCGGGGTGTTGATTCTGGCGATCATCGAAAACGCGATGAACCTGAAAAACATCGACACCTTCTACCAGTACGTGATCCGCGGTTCGATCCTGCTGTTGGCGGTGGTCATCGACCGTATGAAACAACGCTGA
- the araG gene encoding L-arabinose ABC transporter ATP-binding protein AraG encodes MHAQLNKRQHSAGASLCFNGIGKTFPGVKALDGISFTAHPGQVHALMGENGAGKSTLLKILGGAYTPSSGSVQIGEQSMAFKCAADSIACGVAVIHQELHLVPGMSVAENLFLGHLPARFGVIDRRALRQQALECLKGLADEIDPDEKLGRLSLGQRQLVEIAKALSRGAHVIAFDEPTSSLSAREIERLMAIIGRLRDEGKVVLYVSHRMEEVFRICDAVTVFKDGRYVRTFEDMSALTHDQLVTCMVGRDIQDIYDYRPRPRGAAALKVDGLLGPGLRVPLSFQVHQGEVLGLFGLVGAGRTELLRLLGGLERASAGSLALCGEALHLRSPRDAIAAGVLLCPEDRKKEGIIPLSSVAENINISARGAHSSFGWLLRGGWEKGNADKQIKALKVKTPNAAQKIVYLSGGNQQKAILGRWLSMPMKVLLLDEPTRGIDIGAKAEIYQIIHDLAASGIAVIVVSSDLMEVMGISDRILVLCEGALRGEKSREQANESNLLQLALPRQRADGLEN; translated from the coding sequence ATGCACGCGCAACTGAATAAACGACAACACAGCGCCGGCGCCAGTTTGTGTTTCAACGGCATCGGCAAGACCTTCCCCGGGGTCAAGGCGCTGGACGGCATCAGCTTCACCGCCCACCCGGGGCAGGTGCACGCCTTGATGGGCGAGAACGGCGCAGGCAAGTCGACCTTGCTGAAGATTCTCGGCGGCGCCTACACGCCCAGTAGTGGCAGCGTGCAGATCGGCGAGCAGAGCATGGCGTTCAAGTGCGCGGCCGACAGCATTGCCTGCGGGGTAGCGGTGATCCACCAGGAGTTGCACCTGGTGCCTGGCATGAGCGTGGCCGAGAACCTGTTCCTCGGCCATCTGCCGGCCCGTTTCGGGGTGATCGACCGCCGTGCGCTGCGCCAGCAGGCATTGGAATGCCTCAAGGGGCTGGCCGACGAAATCGATCCCGACGAGAAGCTCGGCCGCCTGTCCCTGGGCCAGCGCCAGCTGGTGGAAATCGCCAAGGCGTTGTCCCGTGGCGCCCATGTGATTGCCTTCGACGAACCCACCAGCAGCCTCTCGGCCCGGGAAATCGAGCGCTTGATGGCGATCATCGGGCGCCTGCGGGATGAGGGCAAAGTGGTGCTGTACGTGTCCCATCGCATGGAGGAGGTGTTCCGTATCTGCGATGCGGTGACGGTGTTCAAGGACGGTCGCTACGTGCGTACCTTCGAGGACATGAGCGCACTGACCCACGACCAGTTGGTCACCTGCATGGTCGGTCGCGATATCCAGGACATCTACGATTACCGCCCCCGGCCCCGCGGCGCGGCGGCGCTCAAGGTCGATGGCCTGCTGGGGCCGGGCCTGCGTGTTCCGCTGAGTTTCCAGGTGCACCAGGGCGAGGTGCTCGGCCTGTTCGGCCTGGTCGGAGCGGGGCGTACCGAACTGCTGCGCCTGCTCGGCGGCCTCGAGCGGGCAAGCGCCGGAAGCCTGGCGCTGTGTGGCGAGGCGCTGCACCTGCGTTCGCCGCGCGATGCCATCGCCGCCGGGGTGCTGCTGTGTCCCGAGGACCGCAAGAAGGAGGGCATCATTCCGCTTTCCAGCGTCGCCGAGAACATCAACATCAGCGCGCGCGGCGCCCATTCGAGCTTTGGCTGGCTGTTGCGCGGCGGCTGGGAGAAGGGCAACGCCGACAAGCAGATCAAGGCGTTGAAGGTAAAGACGCCCAACGCGGCGCAGAAAATCGTCTACCTGTCCGGCGGCAATCAGCAGAAGGCCATCCTCGGCCGCTGGCTGTCGATGCCGATGAAAGTCCTGCTGCTCGACGAACCCACGCGCGGCATCGATATCGGCGCCAAGGCCGAGATCTACCAGATCATCCATGACCTGGCGGCCAGCGGCATCGCGGTGATCGTGGTGTCCAGCGACCTGATGGAAGTGATGGGCATCTCCGACCGCATCCTGGTGCTGTGCGAAGGCGCGCTGCGCGGCGAAAAGAGCCGCGAACAGGCCAATGAATCCAACCTGCTGCAACTGGCTTTGCCGCGCCAACGCGCCGACGGCCTGGAGAACTGA